In a genomic window of Xenopus laevis strain J_2021 chromosome 5S, Xenopus_laevis_v10.1, whole genome shotgun sequence:
- the LOC108705579 gene encoding uncharacterized protein LOC108705579 isoform X2 has protein sequence MAYWNSPTDFIQWTSAALERSEETGKMESEVSAELYKMWLGTYAVPQAGHCWEYTDDSWNPDGEMCSDRAPCCRLLDMSDEVLLMVLELLDPFSLLKLGGACRTLYRISNTDSLWARHCRLVFGSGFRNGCTDYTPKEAFKLLYMWGKLYKTLPCNRQLQDLLFSGLPLKRYWIQWLTLEEMVPLPPVQLTDQAIKAIWGINKDQLDEKHKDESLEDADNCLYRYDWKELHNMAMKYHGDFTKLQSHVLQKMSMKCHEDLEWLYCQFMHYRFQWLFSYWLFGLSKSCAKQLQRIFLWWKRFDKRKVSSWGSSACDVEYLASLHAITDDYWNGKLACGDENIGIQTVENYFSMCRSLLAWILGRKWGRFKQKKVYQDTLDGVYRMLKAEMQVSVVNHEQFWAAAKVQMMRICTLEETAGNYVNWKLIDSLPCYRLYMTFGDSFYLEHIKGFLTRKQLISNWLLKEENFWVRNLLPESLFYLLEYDTKIYEERLHGDTMVAHLTRLIWLYLHSGHQLYIDAMKGFVYECAYASFASQIYESGTISPFYTFNNTFFVDF, from the exons ATGGCGTATTGGAACAGTCCGACAGATTTTATACAGTGGACCAGCGCCGCCCTAGAAAGGAGTGAAGAGACAGGTAAAATGGAGAGTGAGGTCAGTGCGGAGCTTTACAAGATGTGGTTAGGCACCTATGCAGTCCCACAGGCGGGTCACTGTTGGGAATATACTGATGACTCCTGGAATCCCGATGGGGAAATGTGCTCTGATAGAGCCCCCTGCTGTAGGCTCCTGGACATGAGCGATGAAGTCCTGCTAATGGTGCTGGAGTTGCTGGATCCTTTTTCCCTGCTTAAACTTGGAGGAGCCTGTAGAACATTGTATAGGATCAGCAACACGGACAGCCTGTGGGCCCGACATTGTAGG cttGTCTTTGGCTCTGGTTTTAGAAATGGTTGCACTGACTACACCCCAAAGGAAGCATTTAAGCTGTTATACATGTGGGGAAAGTTGTACAAGACCCTGCCTTGCAACAGACAATTGCAGGACTTGCTGTTTTCAGGGTTACCCCTAAAAAGATACTGGATACAGTGGCTCACTTTAGAAGAAATGGTTCCTCTTCCTCCTGTCCAGCTAACTGATCAGGCTATTAAAGCTATATGGGGaattaataaagaccaactggATGAAAAACATAAAG ATGAATCCTTAGAAGATGCAGACAACTGCCTGTATAGATATGACTGGAAGGAACTACATAATATGGCAATGAAGTACCATGGGGATTTTACAAAGCTTCAATCTCATGTTCTTCAAAAAATGAGTATGAAAT GTCATGAGGATCTGGAGTGGTTATATTGCCAGTTTATGCACTATCGTTTTCAGTGGCTCTTTTCTTATTGGCTATTTGGCCTTTCCAAATCCTGTGCCAAGCAGCTGCAGAGAATCTTTTTATGGTGGAAACGGTTTGACAAAAGAAAAGTGTCTTCTTGGGGTTCTTCAGCCTGTGATGTTGAGTACTTGGCTTCTCTTCATGCGATCACAGATGACTACTGGAATGGAAAGCTGGCATGTGGAGATGAGAATATAG GTATTCAGACAGTAGAAAACTACTTTTCTATGTGCCGATCTCTACTGGCCTGGATCCTAGGCCGAAAGTGGGGGAGATTTAAACAGAAGAAG GTCTATCAAGACACGTTAGATGGTGTGTACAGAATGCTAAAAGCAGAAATGCAGGTTTCTGTTGTTAATCATGAGCAGTTCTGGGCAGCAGCTAAAGTCCAGATGATGAGAATATGCACCCTGGAAGAGACAGCTGGCAACTATGTTAACTGGAAATTGATAGACTCCTTGCCATGTTACAG GCTATACATGACGTTTGGCGATTCCTTCTATCTGGAACATATTAAAGGATTTTTAACTAGAAAGCAACTTATAAGTAACTGGCTTCTTAAAGAAGAGAACTTTTGGGTTAGGAACCTTCTACCAGAAAGCTTGTTTTACCTACTGGAGTACGACACCAAGATCTATGAAG AGAGACTTCATGGTGATACTATGGTTGCACACCTTACCAGGCTTATCTGGCTGTATCTGCATTCCGGCCATCAGCTATACATTGATGCAATGAAAGGATTTGTCTATGAATGTGCTTATGCCAGTTTTGCATCCCAAATCTATGAGAGTGGAACTATAAGCCCTTTTTATACTTTTAACAACACTTTTTTTGTagacttttaa
- the LOC108705579 gene encoding uncharacterized protein LOC108705579 isoform X1 has protein sequence MAYWNSPTDFIQWTSAALERSEETGKMESEVSAELYKMWLGTYAVPQAGHCWEYTDDSWNPDGEMCSDRAPCCRLLDMSDEVLLMVLELLDPFSLLKLGGACRTLYRISNTDSLWARHCRLVFGSGFRNGCTDYTPKEAFKLLYMWGKLYKTLPCNRQLQDLLFSGLPLKRYWIQWLTLEEMVPLPPVQLTDQAIKAIWGINKDQLDEKHKVTDESLEDADNCLYRYDWKELHNMAMKYHGDFTKLQSHVLQKMSMKCHEDLEWLYCQFMHYRFQWLFSYWLFGLSKSCAKQLQRIFLWWKRFDKRKVSSWGSSACDVEYLASLHAITDDYWNGKLACGDENIGIQTVENYFSMCRSLLAWILGRKWGRFKQKKVYQDTLDGVYRMLKAEMQVSVVNHEQFWAAAKVQMMRICTLEETAGNYVNWKLIDSLPCYRLYMTFGDSFYLEHIKGFLTRKQLISNWLLKEENFWVRNLLPESLFYLLEYDTKIYEERLHGDTMVAHLTRLIWLYLHSGHQLYIDAMKGFVYECAYASFASQIYESGTISPFYTFNNTFFVDF, from the exons ATGGCGTATTGGAACAGTCCGACAGATTTTATACAGTGGACCAGCGCCGCCCTAGAAAGGAGTGAAGAGACAGGTAAAATGGAGAGTGAGGTCAGTGCGGAGCTTTACAAGATGTGGTTAGGCACCTATGCAGTCCCACAGGCGGGTCACTGTTGGGAATATACTGATGACTCCTGGAATCCCGATGGGGAAATGTGCTCTGATAGAGCCCCCTGCTGTAGGCTCCTGGACATGAGCGATGAAGTCCTGCTAATGGTGCTGGAGTTGCTGGATCCTTTTTCCCTGCTTAAACTTGGAGGAGCCTGTAGAACATTGTATAGGATCAGCAACACGGACAGCCTGTGGGCCCGACATTGTAGG cttGTCTTTGGCTCTGGTTTTAGAAATGGTTGCACTGACTACACCCCAAAGGAAGCATTTAAGCTGTTATACATGTGGGGAAAGTTGTACAAGACCCTGCCTTGCAACAGACAATTGCAGGACTTGCTGTTTTCAGGGTTACCCCTAAAAAGATACTGGATACAGTGGCTCACTTTAGAAGAAATGGTTCCTCTTCCTCCTGTCCAGCTAACTGATCAGGCTATTAAAGCTATATGGGGaattaataaagaccaactggATGAAAAACATAAAG TTACAGATGAATCCTTAGAAGATGCAGACAACTGCCTGTATAGATATGACTGGAAGGAACTACATAATATGGCAATGAAGTACCATGGGGATTTTACAAAGCTTCAATCTCATGTTCTTCAAAAAATGAGTATGAAAT GTCATGAGGATCTGGAGTGGTTATATTGCCAGTTTATGCACTATCGTTTTCAGTGGCTCTTTTCTTATTGGCTATTTGGCCTTTCCAAATCCTGTGCCAAGCAGCTGCAGAGAATCTTTTTATGGTGGAAACGGTTTGACAAAAGAAAAGTGTCTTCTTGGGGTTCTTCAGCCTGTGATGTTGAGTACTTGGCTTCTCTTCATGCGATCACAGATGACTACTGGAATGGAAAGCTGGCATGTGGAGATGAGAATATAG GTATTCAGACAGTAGAAAACTACTTTTCTATGTGCCGATCTCTACTGGCCTGGATCCTAGGCCGAAAGTGGGGGAGATTTAAACAGAAGAAG GTCTATCAAGACACGTTAGATGGTGTGTACAGAATGCTAAAAGCAGAAATGCAGGTTTCTGTTGTTAATCATGAGCAGTTCTGGGCAGCAGCTAAAGTCCAGATGATGAGAATATGCACCCTGGAAGAGACAGCTGGCAACTATGTTAACTGGAAATTGATAGACTCCTTGCCATGTTACAG GCTATACATGACGTTTGGCGATTCCTTCTATCTGGAACATATTAAAGGATTTTTAACTAGAAAGCAACTTATAAGTAACTGGCTTCTTAAAGAAGAGAACTTTTGGGTTAGGAACCTTCTACCAGAAAGCTTGTTTTACCTACTGGAGTACGACACCAAGATCTATGAAG AGAGACTTCATGGTGATACTATGGTTGCACACCTTACCAGGCTTATCTGGCTGTATCTGCATTCCGGCCATCAGCTATACATTGATGCAATGAAAGGATTTGTCTATGAATGTGCTTATGCCAGTTTTGCATCCCAAATCTATGAGAGTGGAACTATAAGCCCTTTTTATACTTTTAACAACACTTTTTTTGTagacttttaa